A single window of Methylobacterium nodulans ORS 2060 DNA harbors:
- the hutH gene encoding histidine ammonia-lyase yields the protein MSSVAITPGCVPLSGWRAILAGAAIRLDESCRPAIARAAEAVAAIVTRAEPVYGINTGFGKLATVRIDAADLATLQRNIVLSHAAGTGEPMPVAVARLMMALKLASLGQGASGVRPETVALLEAMLARGVTPLVPAQGSVGASGDLAPLAHMTAAMIGVGACIDEAGTRIPAAEALSRVGLEPLTLGPKEGLALLNGTQFSTAYALAGLFGAEDLLRAALVAGALSVDAARGSDTPFDPRIHALRRHRGQIETARALRDLLSGSAIRASHLVGDERVQDPYCLRCQPQVMGAALDLLRQAAATLETEANGVSDNPLVFPETGEALSGGNFHAEPVAFAADMIALALCEIGALSERRIALLVDPALSSGLPAFLTPRPGLNSGFMIPQVTAAALVSENKQRAHPASVDSIPTSANQEDHVSMAAHGARRLLPMVENAMAVIAIELLAAAQGCDFLAPLRSSEPLERVRARLRAAVPRLDEDRYFHPDLAAAAALVRGGAVVEAAGVGLPGVSGGVA from the coding sequence ATGAGCAGCGTCGCGATCACGCCGGGCTGCGTTCCGCTCTCCGGCTGGCGCGCCATCCTGGCCGGGGCCGCAATCCGGCTCGACGAAAGCTGCCGGCCCGCCATCGCGCGCGCGGCCGAGGCGGTGGCGGCGATCGTCACCCGGGCCGAGCCCGTCTACGGGATCAATACCGGGTTCGGGAAGCTCGCGACGGTGCGGATCGACGCCGCCGACCTCGCCACGCTCCAGCGCAACATCGTGCTCTCGCACGCGGCCGGAACCGGCGAGCCGATGCCGGTTGCGGTCGCCCGGCTGATGATGGCGCTCAAGCTCGCGAGCCTCGGCCAGGGTGCCTCGGGGGTGCGGCCGGAGACGGTCGCCCTTCTCGAAGCGATGCTGGCGCGGGGCGTGACCCCGCTCGTGCCGGCGCAGGGCTCGGTCGGCGCCTCGGGCGACCTCGCCCCCCTCGCCCATATGACGGCGGCGATGATCGGCGTCGGCGCGTGCATCGACGAAGCGGGCACGCGGATCCCGGCGGCCGAGGCCCTGTCCCGCGTGGGCCTGGAGCCGCTGACGCTCGGCCCGAAGGAGGGGCTCGCCCTCCTCAACGGCACGCAGTTCTCGACCGCCTATGCGCTCGCGGGGCTGTTCGGGGCCGAGGATCTGCTCCGGGCCGCCCTTGTCGCGGGGGCGCTGTCGGTCGATGCGGCGCGTGGCTCGGACACGCCCTTCGACCCGCGCATCCACGCGCTGCGCCGCCACCGCGGCCAGATCGAGACGGCGCGCGCCCTGCGGGACCTCCTCTCCGGCTCGGCGATCCGGGCCTCGCACCTCGTCGGGGACGAGCGGGTGCAGGATCCCTATTGCCTGCGCTGCCAGCCCCAGGTGATGGGGGCGGCCCTCGACCTGCTGCGGCAGGCGGCCGCGACCCTGGAGACGGAAGCCAACGGCGTCTCGGACAATCCGCTCGTTTTCCCCGAGACCGGCGAGGCCCTGTCGGGCGGCAATTTCCACGCCGAGCCGGTCGCCTTCGCGGCCGACATGATCGCGCTTGCCCTCTGCGAGATCGGCGCGCTGTCCGAGCGGCGCATCGCGCTTCTCGTCGATCCGGCCCTGTCCTCGGGCCTGCCCGCCTTCCTGACGCCCCGGCCGGGGCTGAATTCGGGCTTCATGATCCCGCAGGTCACGGCGGCGGCCCTCGTCTCGGAGAACAAGCAGCGCGCCCATCCGGCGAGCGTCGATTCGATCCCGACCTCCGCCAACCAGGAGGACCACGTCTCGATGGCGGCTCATGGCGCGCGGCGCCTGCTGCCGATGGTCGAGAATGCGATGGCGGTGATCGCCATCGAGCTGCTCGCCGCCGCGCAGGGCTGCGACTTCCTGGCGCCGCTGCGGTCGAGCGAGCCCCTGGAGCGGGTGCGCGCGCGCCTGCGCGCCGCCGTGCCGCGCCTCGACGAGGACCGGTATTTTCATCCCGACCTCGCTGCCGCCGCGGCCCTGGTGCGCGGCGGGGCCGTGGTGGAGGCGGCGGGCGTGGGCCTGCCGGGGGTGAGCGGGGGCGTCGCGTGA
- the hutI gene encoding imidazolonepropionase, whose translation MQCDRLWHNARLATLAESRPGLGLVEDGVIAARDGRILHAGPTAEAPSFAARETIDCEGRWITPGLIDCHTHLVFGGDRAQEFEARLAGASYEEIARAGGGIVSTVRATRAASEDDLVAGALRRLDALIAEGVTTVEVKSGYGLSLAAERASLRAARRLGAERDVTVTTTFLGAHALPPEESDRDRFIDRICAEMLPAIAQEGLADAVDAFCEGIAFSPVETARVFEAARDAGLPVKLHADQLSNLGGAALAARFGALSADHLEYTDEAGAAAMAQAGTVAVLLPGAFYFIRETKVPPVDLFRRHGTRIALATDCNPGTSPLTSLLLVLNMGATLFRLTVEECLAGVTREAARALGRLHDLGTLEAGKWCDLAIWDIERPAELVYRMGFNPLHARIRRGR comes from the coding sequence ATGCAGTGCGACCGCCTCTGGCACAACGCCCGGCTCGCCACCCTGGCTGAAAGCCGGCCCGGCCTCGGTCTCGTGGAGGATGGGGTGATCGCTGCCCGCGACGGGCGCATCCTTCATGCGGGGCCCACCGCGGAGGCACCGTCCTTCGCGGCGCGCGAGACGATCGACTGCGAGGGCCGCTGGATCACCCCGGGGCTGATCGACTGCCACACCCACCTCGTCTTCGGCGGCGACCGGGCGCAGGAATTCGAGGCGCGCCTCGCGGGCGCCAGCTACGAGGAGATTGCGCGGGCAGGCGGCGGCATCGTGTCGACGGTGCGGGCGACGCGGGCGGCCTCGGAGGACGATCTCGTGGCGGGCGCGCTCCGGCGCCTCGACGCGCTGATCGCCGAGGGCGTGACCACGGTCGAGGTGAAGTCCGGCTACGGCCTCTCCCTCGCGGCGGAGCGCGCGAGCCTGCGGGCTGCTCGGCGGCTCGGGGCGGAGCGCGACGTCACGGTGACGACCACTTTCCTCGGCGCCCACGCCCTGCCGCCCGAGGAGAGCGACCGGGACCGCTTCATCGACCGCATCTGCGCGGAGATGCTGCCGGCGATCGCGCAGGAGGGCCTCGCCGACGCGGTCGATGCCTTCTGCGAGGGGATCGCCTTCTCGCCGGTTGAGACCGCGCGGGTGTTCGAGGCCGCGCGGGACGCGGGGCTGCCGGTGAAGCTCCACGCCGATCAGCTCTCGAATCTCGGCGGGGCGGCGCTCGCGGCCCGCTTCGGCGCGCTCTCGGCCGACCATCTGGAATATACGGACGAGGCCGGGGCCGCCGCGATGGCTCAGGCCGGCACCGTCGCGGTGCTCCTGCCCGGCGCCTTCTACTTCATCCGGGAAACCAAGGTGCCGCCGGTCGACCTGTTTCGCCGCCACGGCACCCGGATCGCGCTCGCCACCGACTGCAATCCCGGCACCTCGCCGCTGACCTCGCTGCTCCTCGTCCTCAACATGGGCGCGACGCTGTTCCGCCTCACGGTCGAGGAATGCCTCGCGGGCGTCACCCGGGAGGCGGCGCGGGCGCTCGGGCGCCTGCACGACCTCGGCACGCTGGAAGCGGGCAAGTGGTGCGACCTCGCCATCTGGGACATCGAGCGCCCGGCCGAACTCGTCTACCGCATGGGCTTCAATCCGCTCCATGCCCGCATCCGGAGGGGCCGATGA
- a CDS encoding ATP-binding protein, whose translation MPSLPFDPRRSAPARRAAWRGALIAGLLVVAIVAHDRAADPWFWACALVSILAGGWLASPRAEGSLPLRETARDTRHSLAEALLANIPDPVILIDRRALVIEANAAARALLPALRPKYPLSFALRDPAVLDGIETVLHSGEPLKTLYAPRVPTERTFEVQIGAMQGSSDAEGQPNLVLFLRDLTSAKRLEAMRVDFVANASHELRTPLASLLGFIETLQGPARNDPAARDRFLAIMREQALRMTRLIDDLLSLSRIELRAHVPPTTPIDVGPLARQIVVSLTPLAEERGVAVTLEADPEPLAVLGDRDEILRLVENLVENAVKYGGEGAHVAVRVARTPCEEGRTPQIEIAVQDDGPGIAPEHLPRLTERFYRVDAVSSRQQGGTGLGLAIVKHILNRHRGRLSVESEPGRGSTFRAVIPALVEETPPARPVPSPQSA comes from the coding sequence ATGCCGTCCCTTCCCTTCGATCCGCGCCGGAGCGCGCCGGCCCGCCGGGCAGCATGGCGCGGCGCGCTGATCGCGGGCCTCCTCGTCGTCGCGATCGTCGCCCATGACCGGGCGGCCGACCCGTGGTTCTGGGCCTGCGCCCTCGTCAGCATCCTGGCGGGCGGCTGGCTGGCCTCGCCGCGCGCGGAAGGGTCTCTGCCACTCCGGGAGACCGCGCGGGATACCCGCCACAGCCTCGCGGAGGCCCTCCTCGCCAACATCCCCGACCCGGTGATCCTGATCGACCGGCGCGCCCTCGTCATCGAGGCCAATGCGGCGGCCCGCGCCCTGCTGCCGGCCCTGCGCCCGAAATACCCGCTGTCCTTCGCCCTGCGCGACCCGGCCGTGCTCGACGGCATCGAGACGGTGCTCCACTCGGGCGAGCCGCTGAAGACCCTCTACGCCCCCCGTGTTCCGACCGAGCGCACCTTCGAGGTGCAGATCGGGGCCATGCAGGGGTCGTCGGATGCGGAAGGGCAGCCGAACCTCGTCCTGTTCCTGCGCGACCTCACCTCGGCCAAGCGGCTCGAGGCCATGCGGGTGGATTTCGTGGCCAATGCCAGCCACGAGCTGCGCACGCCGCTCGCCTCCCTGCTCGGCTTCATCGAGACCCTGCAGGGGCCGGCCCGCAACGATCCCGCGGCGCGCGACCGCTTCCTCGCCATCATGCGCGAGCAGGCGCTGCGCATGACGCGGCTCATCGACGACCTGCTCTCGCTCTCGCGGATCGAGCTGCGGGCCCACGTGCCGCCGACGACCCCGATCGATGTCGGGCCGCTCGCCCGCCAGATCGTGGTTTCGCTGACCCCGCTCGCGGAGGAGCGCGGGGTCGCGGTGACCCTGGAGGCGGATCCCGAACCCCTCGCGGTGCTCGGCGACCGCGACGAGATCCTGCGCCTCGTCGAGAATCTCGTGGAGAACGCCGTGAAGTACGGGGGCGAGGGCGCGCATGTGGCGGTGCGGGTCGCCCGCACCCCGTGCGAGGAGGGGCGTACGCCCCAGATCGAGATCGCCGTCCAGGACGACGGTCCCGGGATCGCCCCCGAGCACCTGCCGCGCCTGACCGAACGCTTCTACCGGGTCGATGCCGTGTCGAGCCGCCAGCAGGGCGGCACAGGGCTCGGGCTTGCCATCGTCAAGCACATCCTCAACCGCCACCGGGGCCGTCTCAGCGTCGAGAGCGAGCCCGGCCGCGGCTCGACCTTCCGGGCCGTGATCCCGGCGCTGGTGGAGGAGACGCCGCCGGCGCGGCCCGTGCCGTCGCCGCAATCCGCCTGA
- the hutG gene encoding N-formylglutamate deformylase gives MTSPWLTVRQGTAPLILSLPHTGTEIPPEIEAALVSPWLARKDTDWWIERLYDFAAGLDATIIRTALSRTVIDVNRDPSGVSLYPGQATTELCPTTTFDGEPLYREGEGPDVAERRTRWFDPYHAALQGEIARLRRLHPRIVLYDCHSIRSEIPRLFPGLLPHFNIGTDGGRTCDPALQDEIERICAATGLSVVSNGRFRGGFITRAYGCPADGVHAVQMELACRAYLDEPVGPVGPETWPVPYDPVRAAPVRTALESILAACLAFGARPT, from the coding sequence ATGACATCCCCCTGGCTCACCGTCCGGCAGGGCACGGCCCCGCTGATCCTCAGCCTGCCGCATACCGGCACGGAGATCCCGCCGGAGATCGAGGCTGCCCTGGTCTCGCCCTGGCTCGCCCGCAAGGACACCGACTGGTGGATCGAGCGGCTCTACGACTTCGCCGCCGGCCTCGACGCCACGATCATCCGCACGGCTTTGTCCCGCACGGTGATCGACGTGAACCGGGATCCGTCGGGCGTCTCGCTCTATCCGGGACAGGCGACGACGGAGCTGTGCCCGACCACCACCTTCGACGGCGAGCCGCTCTACCGGGAGGGCGAGGGCCCGGACGTGGCGGAGAGGCGGACCCGCTGGTTCGACCCCTACCATGCGGCGCTGCAGGGCGAGATCGCGCGGCTGCGGCGGCTCCATCCGCGGATCGTGCTCTATGACTGCCATTCGATCCGCTCGGAGATCCCCCGCCTCTTCCCCGGCCTGCTGCCCCATTTCAACATCGGCACCGACGGGGGCCGGACCTGCGATCCCGCCCTTCAGGACGAGATCGAGCGGATCTGCGCGGCGACCGGGCTGAGCGTGGTCAGCAACGGCCGGTTCCGGGGCGGCTTCATCACCCGCGCCTATGGGTGCCCGGCGGACGGCGTCCACGCGGTGCAGATGGAACTCGCCTGCCGGGCCTACCTGGACGAACCAGTCGGGCCGGTCGGGCCCGAGACCTGGCCTGTGCCCTACGATCCCGTCCGGGCCGCGCCGGTCCGCACGGCCCTCGAATCGATCCTCGCCGCGTGCCTCGCCTTCGGAGCCCGCCCGACATGA
- the hutC gene encoding histidine utilization repressor, whose translation MTRAATLNARIRGDLEGRILSGEWPPGHRIPFESELSALYGCSRMTVNKVLAGLAEAGLIERRRRAGSFVARPARQSAVLQIPDIPSEIEARGARYALELVARRERPAGAAEPAESGFTPGQPLLDLTCRHLADGRPFAWEERLISLAAVPAAAAADFARVPPGTWLLRHVPWTEASHRITAINAAARLARALDLPLGGACLAVERRTWRGGETLTYVRQIFRGDTYSLGARFSP comes from the coding sequence GTGACCCGGGCGGCGACGCTCAACGCGCGCATCCGCGGCGACCTCGAAGGGCGGATCCTGTCCGGCGAATGGCCGCCGGGCCATCGCATCCCCTTCGAGTCGGAGCTGTCGGCCCTCTACGGCTGCTCGCGCATGACCGTGAACAAGGTGCTGGCCGGCCTCGCCGAGGCGGGGCTGATCGAGCGCCGCCGCCGGGCCGGCTCGTTCGTGGCCCGGCCCGCCCGGCAATCGGCCGTGCTGCAGATCCCCGACATCCCGAGCGAGATCGAGGCCCGGGGTGCCCGCTATGCGCTCGAACTCGTCGCCCGGCGCGAGCGTCCGGCGGGGGCGGCGGAGCCGGCGGAATCCGGCTTCACGCCCGGCCAGCCTCTCCTCGACCTCACCTGCCGCCACCTTGCGGACGGGCGTCCCTTCGCCTGGGAGGAGCGCCTGATCAGCCTCGCGGCCGTGCCGGCTGCGGCCGCGGCCGATTTCGCCCGGGTGCCGCCGGGCACCTGGCTCCTGCGCCACGTGCCCTGGACGGAGGCCTCGCACCGCATCACGGCGATCAACGCCGCAGCGCGCCTCGCTCGCGCCCTCGACCTGCCGCTCGGCGGCGCCTGCCTCGCGGTCGAGCGCCGCACGTGGCGCGGCGGCGAGACCCTCACCTATGTCCGGCAGATCTTCCGGGGCGACACCTACAGCCTCGGAGCGCGGTTCTCGCCCTGA
- a CDS encoding GlxA family transcriptional regulator: MRSVAFLLFPGFQMMSLAAVTAFELANAASGDAAYTVNFLSETGGPVASSIGAAVETQPFGEAHHDTVVVVGELSAGLAPAGFIAGVQAASRRTRRIAGICTGAFPLAQAGLLDGRRATTHWAYARALQRLYPAVKVEEDRIFIADGPVWTSAGMTAAIDLALALIEEDLGRDMSRALARKLVVYHRRSGGQSQFSALLELEPKSDRIQSALTYARRNLRNPLSVEELAEAAHLSPRQFSRVFRAETGQSPAKAVENLRLEAARAMMEDGRHAIDVVARETGFADRERMRRAFLRAFGQPPQVIRRSARAEEIRAA; encoded by the coding sequence ATGCGCAGCGTGGCCTTCCTGCTCTTTCCCGGCTTCCAGATGATGAGCCTCGCGGCCGTGACCGCCTTCGAGCTCGCCAATGCGGCCTCCGGCGATGCCGCCTATACGGTGAACTTCCTGTCGGAGACGGGAGGGCCCGTCGCGAGCTCCATCGGGGCTGCCGTCGAGACGCAGCCCTTCGGGGAGGCCCACCACGACACGGTCGTCGTGGTCGGTGAGCTGTCGGCGGGCCTCGCACCGGCGGGCTTCATCGCCGGCGTGCAGGCGGCGAGCCGGCGTACGCGGCGGATTGCCGGCATCTGCACCGGTGCCTTCCCGCTGGCGCAGGCGGGCCTGCTCGACGGGCGGCGGGCGACCACCCATTGGGCCTATGCCCGCGCGCTTCAGCGCCTCTATCCGGCGGTGAAGGTGGAGGAGGACCGCATCTTCATCGCTGATGGTCCCGTCTGGACCTCGGCCGGGATGACCGCCGCGATCGATCTCGCGCTCGCCCTGATCGAGGAGGATCTGGGGCGTGACATGTCGCGGGCTCTGGCCCGCAAGCTCGTGGTCTATCACCGGCGCTCGGGCGGCCAGTCGCAATTCTCGGCGCTCCTGGAGCTCGAGCCGAAATCCGACCGGATCCAGAGCGCCCTCACCTATGCGCGGCGCAACCTGCGCAACCCGCTGTCGGTCGAGGAACTCGCCGAGGCCGCGCATCTGAGCCCGCGCCAGTTCAGCCGGGTCTTCCGCGCGGAGACCGGGCAATCCCCCGCCAAGGCAGTGGAGAACCTGCGCCTCGAAGCGGCCCGGGCGATGATGGAGGACGGCCGCCACGCGATCGACGTGGTGGCGCGGGAGACGGGCTTTGCCGACCGCGAGCGGATGCGGCGCGCCTTCCTGCGCGCCTTCGGGCAGCCGCCGCAGGTGATCCGCCGCAGCGCCCGCGCCGAGGAGATCCGGGCCGCCTGA
- a CDS encoding SDR family NAD(P)-dependent oxidoreductase, whose protein sequence is MTTERNSGTALVTGASAGIGAVYADRLAARGHDLILVARNAARLQAVAEGITARHGRAVGTIAADLTDPAQLAGVETVLRTDDSLTMLVNNAGFGAAAPLLASDVERMAAMIAVNVTAVMRLTYAAVPGLVARGGGTLINIASIVAIGPEILNGVYGGSKAFVLAFSQSLRKELGQTGVRVQAVLPGATGTEFWEIAGNPLGNLPESWVMTPGDMVDAALAGLDAGEFVTIPALPDAGDWEAYEAARQQMLPHLSNARPAARYGLPRAAA, encoded by the coding sequence ATGACGACCGAGCGGAACAGCGGAACGGCCCTCGTCACGGGCGCCTCGGCGGGGATCGGCGCCGTCTATGCCGATCGCCTGGCGGCCCGGGGCCACGACCTCATCCTCGTTGCCCGCAACGCCGCGCGCCTCCAGGCGGTCGCCGAGGGGATCACCGCGCGTCACGGCCGCGCCGTCGGCACGATCGCGGCCGACCTGACCGATCCCGCGCAGCTTGCCGGCGTCGAGACGGTGCTGCGCACCGACGACAGCCTGACGATGCTCGTGAACAATGCGGGCTTCGGAGCCGCGGCGCCGCTCCTCGCCTCGGACGTCGAGCGCATGGCCGCGATGATCGCCGTGAACGTCACGGCGGTGATGCGCCTCACCTACGCGGCCGTGCCCGGGCTCGTGGCGCGGGGCGGCGGCACCCTCATCAACATCGCGTCGATCGTGGCGATCGGCCCGGAGATCCTCAACGGCGTCTACGGGGGGAGCAAGGCCTTCGTGCTCGCCTTCAGCCAGTCGCTGCGCAAGGAACTCGGCCAGACGGGTGTGCGGGTCCAGGCCGTGCTGCCCGGGGCCACCGGCACGGAGTTCTGGGAGATCGCCGGCAACCCGCTCGGCAACCTACCGGAATCCTGGGTCATGACTCCCGGGGACATGGTCGATGCGGCGCTCGCCGGGCTCGATGCGGGCGAGTTCGTAACCATTCCGGCGCTCCCGGATGCCGGTGACTGGGAGGCCTACGAGGCGGCGCGGCAGCAGATGCTGCCCCATCTCTCGAACGCCCGGCCGGCGGCGCGCTACGGGCTGCCCCGCGCCGCGGCCTGA
- a CDS encoding lysylphosphatidylglycerol synthase domain-containing protein — translation MNFAREDKHLARAAPTALPRDDDPSGQDPGPPPEVRAEVRAEGTGHRRRRYAWIGTAASAILFLISLGVLYELVSTVTWSELRAAFTAATAEQVSLAVMLVAVSYLFLTCYDALALRQLRIRVPYRTTALASFTSYAVSFNLGFPLLTAGTIRYWIYSGKGLSPGRIAALTIVAGFTFWLGMGAVLGFSLVREAEPLSRLTSVSSRINQGLGFAALAAVLGYLAWVTQRRRSVRVRGWRLELPGLGVSLSQMLVGAGDVCAAAGVLYVLLPNGHGVSFEAFVAIYVLAAMLGIASHAPGGLGVFEATVLLALSGLPRESVLGALLLFRVCYYLVPFVIALAALGAYEIAKRVRLTPREASEDEEEPAG, via the coding sequence ATGAATTTCGCCAGAGAGGACAAGCACCTCGCGCGGGCTGCACCGACCGCGCTGCCGCGGGACGACGATCCCTCCGGCCAGGATCCGGGTCCCCCGCCCGAGGTCAGAGCGGAGGTCAGGGCCGAGGGGACCGGGCATCGGAGGCGGCGCTACGCCTGGATCGGCACCGCCGCGAGCGCGATCCTGTTCCTGATCTCGCTCGGCGTCCTCTACGAACTCGTCTCGACGGTGACGTGGTCGGAGCTGCGCGCCGCCTTCACGGCCGCGACGGCCGAGCAGGTGAGCCTCGCCGTGATGCTGGTCGCGGTGAGCTACCTGTTCCTCACCTGCTACGACGCCCTGGCGCTGCGCCAGCTCAGGATCAGGGTGCCGTACCGGACGACGGCGCTCGCCTCGTTCACGAGCTACGCGGTGAGCTTCAACCTCGGCTTCCCGCTCCTGACGGCAGGCACGATCCGGTACTGGATCTATTCGGGCAAGGGCCTGAGCCCGGGGCGGATCGCGGCGCTCACCATCGTGGCGGGCTTCACCTTCTGGCTCGGCATGGGGGCGGTCCTGGGCTTCAGCCTCGTGCGCGAGGCCGAACCCCTGTCGCGCCTCACCTCGGTCAGCAGCCGGATCAACCAGGGGCTGGGCTTCGCCGCCCTGGCGGCGGTGCTCGGCTATCTCGCCTGGGTCACGCAGAGGCGGCGCAGCGTGCGGGTGAGGGGCTGGCGGCTCGAACTGCCCGGTCTCGGCGTTTCCTTAAGCCAGATGCTGGTCGGGGCGGGCGACGTCTGCGCGGCGGCGGGGGTGCTCTACGTGCTGCTGCCAAACGGCCACGGCGTCAGCTTCGAAGCCTTCGTGGCGATCTACGTGCTCGCCGCCATGCTCGGCATCGCGAGCCACGCCCCGGGCGGGCTCGGCGTGTTCGAGGCCACCGTGCTTCTCGCCCTCTCGGGCCTGCCGCGGGAATCCGTGCTCGGCGCGCTGCTGCTGTTCCGGGTCTGCTACTATCTGGTGCCCTTCGTCATCGCGCTCGCGGCGCTCGGTGCCTACGAGATCGCCAAGCGCGTGCGCCTGACCCCCCGCGAGGCCTCCGAGGACGAGGAGGAGCCGGCGGGCTAA
- a CDS encoding (2Fe-2S)-binding protein, whose translation MFQVTINGRDHRVDVEPDTPLLWVLRDTLGLSGTKYGCGIAQCGACTVLVDGQATRSCQLPIESLGPAKVQTIEAIEQDPVGRKVVEAWVSGQVPQCGYCQSGQVMAATALLKQTPRPTDADIAAAMTNLCRCGTYNRIAAAVRQAAA comes from the coding sequence ATGTTCCAGGTCACGATCAACGGCCGCGACCATCGGGTGGATGTCGAGCCCGACACGCCGCTCCTCTGGGTCCTGCGGGACACGCTCGGCCTCAGCGGCACCAAGTACGGCTGCGGCATCGCCCAGTGCGGCGCCTGCACGGTTCTGGTCGATGGTCAGGCGACCCGCTCCTGCCAGCTGCCGATCGAGAGCCTGGGCCCCGCGAAGGTCCAGACCATCGAGGCCATCGAGCAGGATCCGGTCGGCCGCAAGGTGGTGGAGGCCTGGGTGTCGGGGCAGGTGCCGCAATGCGGCTACTGCCAGTCGGGTCAGGTCATGGCCGCCACCGCCCTCCTCAAGCAGACGCCCAGGCCGACCGACGCGGACATCGCGGCCGCGATGACCAATCTGTGCCGCTGCGGCACCTACAACCGCATCGCCGCCGCCGTGCGGCAGGCCGCCGCCTGA
- the hutU gene encoding urocanate hydratase → MTRLDNARIVRAPRGPALTAKSWLTEAPLRMLMNNLDPDVAERPGDLVVYGGIGRAARDWASFDRIVAALKDLDEDQTLLVQSGKPVGIFRTHPDAPRVLIANSNLVPHWATWAHFHELDRKGLMMYGQMTAGSWIYIGSQGIVQGTYETFVEMGRQHYGGDLAGRWILTAGLGGMGGAQPLAATMAGASCLAVECRASSIEFRLRTGYVDVQARDLDEALALIDESCRARVPRSVALIGNAAEVFAEIQRRGVRPDCVTDQTSAHDPVNGYLPRGWSIAEWEARRESDPDGVAAAAKRSMAEQVRVMLAFHRAGVPTVDYGNNIRQMALEEGVADAFAFPGFVPAYIRPLFCRGVGPFRWCALSGDPEDIYRTDAKVKQLLPDNAHLHRWLDMARDKIRFQGLPARICWVGLGDRHRLGLAFNAMVRSGELKAPIVIGRDHLDSGSVASPNRETEAMRDGSDAVSDWPLLNALLNTASGATWVSLHHGGGVGMGFSQHAGMVIVCDGSEAADRRLERVLWNDPATGVMRHADAGYPEAIACAREQGLVLPSLG, encoded by the coding sequence ATGACCCGCCTCGACAATGCCCGCATCGTCCGCGCTCCCCGCGGCCCCGCCCTCACGGCCAAGAGCTGGCTCACCGAGGCGCCCCTGCGGATGCTGATGAACAACCTCGATCCGGATGTCGCGGAGCGGCCGGGCGACCTCGTCGTCTATGGCGGCATCGGCCGGGCGGCGCGGGACTGGGCCAGCTTCGACCGGATCGTCGCCGCGCTCAAGGACCTCGACGAGGACCAGACGCTCCTCGTGCAGTCGGGTAAGCCGGTCGGAATCTTCCGCACCCATCCGGACGCGCCGCGGGTGCTGATCGCCAATTCCAACCTCGTGCCGCACTGGGCGACCTGGGCCCATTTCCACGAGCTCGATCGCAAGGGCCTGATGATGTACGGCCAGATGACGGCCGGCTCCTGGATCTACATCGGCAGCCAGGGCATCGTGCAGGGCACCTACGAGACCTTCGTGGAGATGGGCCGCCAGCATTACGGCGGCGACCTCGCGGGGCGCTGGATCCTGACCGCGGGCCTCGGGGGCATGGGCGGCGCGCAGCCGCTCGCCGCCACCATGGCCGGGGCCTCCTGCCTCGCCGTCGAGTGCCGGGCATCGAGCATCGAGTTCCGCCTGCGCACGGGCTATGTCGACGTCCAGGCCCGCGACCTCGACGAGGCGCTCGCCCTGATCGACGAATCCTGCCGGGCGCGGGTGCCCCGCTCCGTGGCGCTCATCGGCAACGCCGCCGAGGTCTTCGCCGAGATCCAGCGCCGTGGCGTGCGGCCGGATTGCGTCACCGACCAGACCTCCGCGCACGACCCCGTCAATGGCTACCTGCCCCGGGGCTGGAGCATCGCCGAGTGGGAGGCGCGGCGCGAGAGCGACCCGGACGGGGTCGCGGCGGCCGCCAAGCGCTCCATGGCCGAGCAGGTGCGGGTGATGCTGGCCTTCCACCGGGCCGGCGTGCCGACCGTCGATTACGGCAACAACATCCGGCAGATGGCGCTGGAGGAAGGGGTGGCGGACGCCTTCGCCTTCCCGGGCTTCGTGCCGGCCTATATCCGCCCGCTCTTCTGCCGCGGCGTCGGGCCGTTCCGCTGGTGCGCCCTCTCGGGCGATCCGGAGGACATTTACCGCACCGACGCCAAGGTGAAGCAGCTTCTGCCCGACAATGCCCACCTGCACCGCTGGCTCGACATGGCCCGGGACAAGATCCGGTTCCAGGGCCTGCCGGCGCGGATCTGCTGGGTGGGCCTGGGCGACCGCCACCGGCTCGGCCTTGCCTTCAACGCCATGGTGCGCAGCGGGGAGCTCAAGGCGCCGATCGTGATCGGGCGCGACCACCTCGATTCCGGCTCCGTCGCCTCCCCCAACCGGGAGACGGAGGCGATGCGCGACGGCTCGGACGCGGTCTCGGACTGGCCGCTTCTCAACGCCCTCCTCAACACCGCCTCGGGCGCCACCTGGGTGTCGCTCCACCACGGCGGCGGGGTCGGGATGGGCTTCTCGCAGCATGCCGGCATGGTGATCGTCTGCGACGGCAGCGAGGCCGCGGACCGGCGCCTGGAGCGGGTGCTGTGGAACGATCCGGCCACGGGCGTGATGCGCCACGCCGATGCCGGCTACCCGGAGGCGATCGCCTGTGCGCGGGAACAGGGGTTGGTCCTGCCGAGCCTGGGCTAG